A stretch of DNA from Drosophila virilis strain 15010-1051.87 chromosome 5, Dvir_AGI_RSII-ME, whole genome shotgun sequence:
TGCGTGTATTTGTTGCCAGTcggaataccctgtaaatttCATGATTGAAAGTTTTGTTGTCAGTTTTTTGGGGCTATGATAGGAATAGAGAACAAAATAACTATAAAATTCTTTAAAGTAATAAATGAAGTATGTACTTAAGGATATTTCCTTAAATATCCTGATTGATCTTAACTTTCTTTCAAGCAGTGCACTGCTTAAGAACTACCACGCAAAGCAGTCAAAAAGGCGTTTTCCAACACTTTGATAGGGTATCTGCTTGGATTGTTTGCCTAACTAATTTATTGTTGATTCGCGCTTGAATTTGTCTTCTGTCTGcaagtttttgttgctggcgctgtcacacttacacacgcagacacacacacgcgcacactcGATAAACATTCGCATTCATATGATAACAAGCGCGTTATCAAAGTGCTCCCAGTCgtaaattaacaacaaaaagaactaCGTAAACAACGCAACAATTTGCGAATCAATCACGTGCACAGCAACCtcctctcgctctcgcgctcACTTTATGTTATAtctgtcgctctctctccttctctctccaTCCCTCCCTCCCTCACTCTTGTTCACCCTTTTTAGTCAGTTCTGAATTTATCTTTAGTTGCTTTATACATTCGCATCATCTAACGAATACAATCTCAAGTATTTTCCCACTTTCTATAAATGATTAATCAACAAAAATGCGGCGCGCCGCGGCGCCTGATTAAAGTCAAAGCCCCCGCACTTATTTCGcttcatttattaaaattttttaagtCTGAACCtcctattatttattttgttttttttttttttttgttgaatcaTCAAGGCACGTGCTTTTAAGTAGGCCATTTAAtggaaatttataataatcgATTTTCCGCTGCTGCTAAAAAGCAATTGGAAATTTTAAATCGCCGCCAAACTGAACCCAAATAAAGTTTAGCGACCCGTGGCATAAAAACGCGACACAGGCACAAGGGTTAGGGCAGAAAGAGAGCGCAAGATAGCAAgcgtgagcgagagagaaaacatcaattgcagcagccacagcgaGCATTAGTGGGCGCGGCCATAGGGTAACTATTGATTAAACACGAGCTGCTGCGCGGCCCTTGGGTTGTGGGGGGGGGTTGGGCTGGCTGGCAACACACGTTTGATTACCACGtgtaaacagcaacaactaaaacaaggACTCGCTGGCTGTGTAGAACATTTGGGCTCGAAACGTGAGCAGCAGCGGGTCACATGTCTGCGAAGCACGTCCAGCCAGGCACGTCAGGCCAGCCCGACATTGAGACGTGCCCCCCAGTCCGACGCAGCCAGAAGGGGGCGACACCGACGTCGCAACCGTCGCTGCGTGGCAAAAAAAAGTCAACGGCCACACCCACTAGCCTACTATGCGAACTGATGCGGCTGAAGGCACAGCAAAAGTATCTCGAATGCAATCAAGTCAAGCTGAATGCCAACAATTTTCTCGATGACAACGACCCTGATGAGGGAGACGGCGAGGACAAGCCCCCAGGCTGTCGCCGGCCATCGAGTGGCACCAAAGTCGCCGGCCTCATCAATGACATTGATCGCTTGAAGCTGGAATTGGATGACAAACTGCGCAAGCATCACGTGGCAAAACGTGGCCAGTTGCAGGATATGTGGCACTACATGAGCACACTCAAAGAGGATGTCTTTCAACCGGAACGCCTCAGCCTGTACACGGTGAATGCTGTGCGGGAACGCATCATTGTACTCAATGGCCAGCTGGAGCGATTGGGCTTACAGAATGCCAAGGAGCTGGAGATGTTGCGGGAGGAGTACAAGAAACTGGAGCAGGAGAATGGGTTCGTCTGGAAAGGCAGCATTTGAGGACGATGCTCGCAAGGCTATCTATGTCCATATTTGATTAGCAAATTATTTTAGTTTCGTTTTAAGGAACTAGTTAAGTAGGAACAGATTCATATAATATGGAAGCACAGTTTGGCACTGTACTGGTTCAATTTTTTTACTGGCTTTAATAAATTTCCATAGCTGTGAACTAGTTATAATGTTTAAAGTCAGTTCAATAATCAGTTGAATTGGTTCCATTTTGTGATTATTATCAATCTGTTAGAAACAAATTTGAACAGGAACTAGTTCAACAAAAAGGAAAGCATATGTTCGAGAGAATGTCTGTCTATATTTAATGTGGAATGGGAAAACAATTCGAATGTTTTGGTTCCAATTTTGTTACAAAAAGAGCTTGACTGACTTGAAATACTATTTGTCAAGTTGAAGAATTAGTTCAATATTCAACGACAAGTGGTTCCATTTTGCAGTTATCAGGAAATTTAATGTAACTAATTGTGAAtagatttcatttttttgatacTTCTATTcaacaatatttaataagtTATCAATTGAAGGTTGTTAAAATCTTTTTTGACTAAAATGTGAACAGTAAACGGCGCGAAATGAGTCAGCTTTGAGTATCAAAAAAGGAATTTACATTTTGTAATAGAATTTAGCACTTCTGGCAATCAGGCTTTGTAGTCCTTGCCTTTAAATCAATATGTGCGCCAAGGAGCGAGCCTTACTGCCATTTGCCTTGGCTTTTTTGTGTTGTGCCAAGCGAAGGATTTCCAAATGTGACATTGTTCTTGTTcgagttgttgcttttgctgttgcgcTTGCTTTGAATGTCTCATTTACGAGCATTTGTTCTTAAGGTTCATCGCATTCACTGCAAAAGGTCAAAATGGCACGTGGCATTTTCTTGCTACAAACCCCACTCAAGCTTACCCTCTACCCAACCGCTTGTGACAAACGATTGTTGTCCAATTGTCGTACatcattttcatatttaaataccTCGTGCCCTGTAAGAAGTTGGGGGGTTtgtaataacatattttatataacatCTCTGAAAACTTCGTCTAATATATGAAACAGACAAAAGGTGACATTGCCATGTTAAtaatgtacacatacatatatttttcatcTCTGTGCAGTCTATCTTCGTTTATCTATCTTGTGGATACAGGAGCTTTAAAGATCTGCAGAATTTAATCTGTAACCTGATTTAgtaaaaaaacacacaaccaGTTTTTCTGTGATTTGCCTTCTTGTGCCTTTTCccaatacatataaatatataaagtaatTGGCTGTCTATTCTTCGAGCAGCTCAAGAAAAACTTTTCTAGCTTGTGCAAAAGACTTTATGGCCTGCTCACAGGGTATCTtcttcttcatatatatatatatatgtatatatatttcaagcaCGCCGATCACGTGGCATTGACAGTTCCAGAAAACTGTTGCCCAACGCTCCGTCAATTATGTAAAATGTCAAAAGAAATCGACTTGCAAATGACAATGCAgaaatattgcgcatacgcccagTGCTGAAGCAGTGCATTTATTTTCAGTCGctgcgaaagaaaaaaaaaaaagaatttatcTGAAATgttatgtaaattatttatttgttgcattCGAATGGATTGCTAAAGGCAATAGACGAAAAGAACACACCaaaaaattacgcatacgccaagTATTGCAatgtgaaattttaattatccTCTAgttaaaactattaaaaattgttgctaatttatttatttagtgcATAAAACAGCAAGACATAgacagaataaaaaaaaaaaaacatcacgCATACGCCAAGTATTGCAGGGGTTGTATTATTTTAgaaatttcatataaattatttgtttatattttattattgcctTCTAattgagcaacaacaatagcaaaacagacacaaatcaaaaaatttgtttaaatattgaggcagccagaacaacaacaacaacaagtcgaAAACCGGTGTGCGGCTTATCACGATGAAGCTGTGTTGCTTAAAATgaagattgttgttgttgttgtagttgttgtagttgttgttgttgttgtagttgtgttAGCAAGAGCAAGTGATCTAGCTCTCTTTCGCggcctctctttctctttttctccCCGTatcgctcactctctcgcaCTAGCTGCGCTTACGCTTGATTGTTAAttatttcagtttttgttaaataattattgaaatgcTTGGCGAAACctacacaaaaagaaaaataaaaaaacaaataaacagacggcgacgtcgacgtcgacgaaAGTCGTGTGTGTAAAGAATGTTTTTTGTCTTGTCTACCCTCACGCCCTTCTCTGCGTGGACCCCTTCTCTGCCTGCTCCTGCCTGCCTCTGCCCGCCGACATCGTCAtcattgtcgtcgtcgtcatcattaGCACCTCTCTTACGACAACCACACAGAATTTAACACTCACGCCATCTTTGgcgttgttgtcgtcgtcgtgcttgtcgtgtttgttgttgttgttgttgttgtagttattgttgttgttgttgctgtggctgcagACAGTGCGCCACCTACCACCTGACCCCCAGCAACAGCGAGACACGTtcattttgttcttttttgcaTGTACATACCCTTACATAGGGCATTATGCTGATACTATCAGTCAGGTAGAGAGCAAAAGCTATATGCAAGGGTTCGcaagcaaacagcaaacattttattaCTTAGACAATtagtttaaataaaagtttaaatatttcaactaTATCCACAATATTTACACttatttagttattattttcatcagCATATTAAGATCTGATGTAATTTATGTAATGGATGATAAAGCTCGAAGTTAGGATTGTAAATCATAGAGCATTAAAATAGGCACAGATTTATATTTAGGCACAGAGCTTATATAGAGTGTAACAAAGTATTTAAAGGTTCAAAGTTAAATGTagagtattattattaaggATGATAAATGATATTGTTTAAGCTGCGAACATTAGATCATTTATTGTATGAGAACTTTCATTTGACTAGACACTAAGAAAGTTTCACGTCAGTTTGAGCATGTTTTTTTCAAAGCTAATTTAACactattataattaaattatagcaacgggatatatgtataaagtTATGTTATAATTCTAAGCTTTGAGTAAGCTCGCCAATAATTGTTTCTCCAAAGGTATGCCATTCTGCTTAAGATCAAGGGGCTAGAAATGAGAATTTGTAGAGCTTTGCTAAAGTATTACAAATTGCTGCTCAAAgttgtatacatttttcacaaagcttgatatatattatagcacatatatttttaagtgtATTTGATCTTCgacttgcatatatatgtatatatgcgtatatatatgagtatatatTGCTTGTCACTTGCTCTTGTTACTGGGAGAGCAAGATGTTGTCAGCCCACACAGCTTGAATTTCTTTGGCGCTCGCCTCGCTGTTGTCAATCGTCGCATTCTCCTGGTTCGCCTGGTTCGTTCACCTTCGGGGCCAAACCCAAATTTCGCATCCACATCtgacttatttaatttttgtattgtgGCATTCACGAAACGCCTGAGAGCAACATTAACTGATACGACCTTCTGTTTCCTGTTCTGCCTGTACTCCTCTGACCAGGTGGCCATCAAGATCATCGATAAGACATGCCTCAACGAGGAATATCTGAGCAAGACATTTCGCGAGATATCTATACTCAAATCGCTGCGTCATCCGCACATAACACGCCTCTACGAGGTGATGGAATCACAGTCCATGATCTATTTGGTCACCGAGTATGCGCCAAATGGCGAGATTTTTGATCATCTGGTGGCCAATGGACGCATGAAGGAGCCAGAGGCGGCTCGTGTCTTCACACAGCTCATCTCGGCGGTGCACTATTGCCATCTGCGCGGCGTGGTGCATCGGGATCTCAAGGCGGAGAATGTGCTGCTCGACAAGGACATGAACATAAAGGTGGGTCCGAGCAGTTGCAGCGGCTGTGCATATCCAAGCGATTGCTCATCTATATGTTCCTTCATAGCTTGCGGATTTCGGCTTCAGCAACCACTACGAGGAGGGTAGCCTTTTGCGCACCTGGTGTGGCTCGCCGCCCTATGCTGCGCCTGAGGTATTTCAGGGCCTGGAGTACGATGGACCCAAGTCGGATATATGGAGTCTGGGCGTGGTGCTCTATGCACTTGTGTGCGGCGCACTGCCCTTCGATGGCAAGACCATACTGGAGCTCAAGAGCCGCGTGGTGCAGGGCAAATTTCGCATACCTTTCTTCATGTCGCAGGGTGAGTCTGGACGCAGCTCTGGTATATTTGTCGCAAGCTAATCTACTGAAATTATATCCAGATTGTGAGCATCTCATCAGAAATATGCTGGTCGTTGAGCCGGATCGCCGTTATACCATCAAACAGATCATCAAGCATCGCTGGCTAAGCGACTGGCAGTCGGAGCTGCAGCAGGAGGAGCGCCTGGACGCCAATACGTTGCCTTTTGGCGCCGCTGGCGGCCAATTGCAGTCCAGCTCCTTGGGCAGTTCGACTACATCGTTGTCGGGCGCCGATAGCTCAGAGGTGTCTGCGCCGCAGCTGGATGCGGTGGTCATGACGCACATGCTTCAGCTGCCCGGCCTGACGGCGGACATGATTGCGCAGTCGGTGCACGAGCAGCGCTTCGATAATATCTATGCCATATACAATCTGCTGCAGGATAAGCTGCTGCAGAAGCGACGCGAAAACCAAAGACTGCAGCATCATGCGAACCTTGCCTACTCGAGATCCCGCAAGACAAGCATCACCACCGGCGTTGTGGATCGCTCCGAGCCGGTTAAACAGGAATCTCTCGACCGGCTCAGCCCGCTCAGCAATGCGAACGCGTCCAGTTCGGCGCTGGGCTTTGGCTGGTGCTCCGATGTGGGTGTCGATCTGGAGAAGTACGGTGACTTTGAGCTGGAGTGCCTGGCGCGACCCAACGAGGTGAGTTTCTGTCTTCCTGACAGCCCTATCAGCTGCTTCTTATCCTTGTTGTCTCGCCCTGCAGCCACCTGTCAACCCACAGCATTTGAGCGCCGCAGCGGGTGGCATCTCGGGCGCCAACACGCGTCGCCACACAGTTGGTCCCGGCGATGTCGCCCATGAGCAGGCCCTGGCCAATCCGAATGTGCCGCCCATTGACTTTAAGTGCCCGCCGCAGTGCAACGATGCCGCCCAGGCCACGCTCTACTATCCCACAAATTTGCCCATGCTGCAGAACCAGCCGCTGCACAATTTGACCATCAAGGATCAGCATCTGCTCAAGCCGCCC
This window harbors:
- the LOC26531036 gene encoding uncharacterized protein; protein product: MSAKHVQPGTSGQPDIETCPPVRRSQKGATPTSQPSLRGKKKSTATPTSLLCELMRLKAQQKYLECNQVKLNANNFLDDNDPDEGDGEDKPPGCRRPSSGTKVAGLINDIDRLKLELDDKLRKHHVAKRGQLQDMWHYMSTLKEDVFQPERLSLYTVNAVRERIIVLNGQLERLGLQNAKELEMLREEYKKLEQENGFVWKGSI